A window of the Zeugodacus cucurbitae isolate PBARC_wt_2022May chromosome 4, idZeuCucr1.2, whole genome shotgun sequence genome harbors these coding sequences:
- the LOC105209775 gene encoding angio-associated migratory cell protein isoform X2, with protein sequence MRENTPPRVNDIEDDDAEEIHFDQDAPPDDDELEMEEITMEELEARYGYLSEEDEDPEGASFHPPERDDAILTFMKHKKAVFGCSLHPNRPIAATGGEDDRAYVWDINTCELLHEITEHKDTVTDVYFSYDGTYLATGDMAGELFVHKLQENETGAPITFRKVWEYSMGDMTWMCWHRGANVLLAGSENGEVYVWRIPSGDCKILPGEGVRCGVGELTGDGKKLFVGYTNGVVKLWDLKSCTVVMEVDAQNPMAQQSVILSVACDKESPLYASGALDGKIVFCTNNGPVGAVEADGSVECIAFPPNNDLKIVASGTLQGQIAIWDYTKYGLRTLCDHTFMEGDESDKFQGGITRLKWLSEHTLIAATMNGNVIGFDARSGARKFTLEGHMAEIYEICYNPHENILLTVSEDRRAKIFNIPQLGD encoded by the exons ATGCGTGAAAACACACCACCACGAGTTAACGACATAGAAGACGATGACGCCGAGGAAATACATTTTGATCAGGACGCACCGCCTGACGATGACGAACTCGAAATGGAGGAAATAACCATGGAAGAGTTGGAGGCACGTTATGGCTATCTCTCGGAAGAGGATGAAGACCCAGAAGGTGCATCTTTTCATCCACCAGAACGTGATGATGCCATACTGACATTCATGAAACACAAAAAAGCTGTTTTCGGTTGTTCATTGCATCCAAATCGGCCAATCGCCGCCACGGGTGGTGAAGATGATCGCGCTTACGTTTGGGATATAAACACTTGTGAATTGTTGCACGAGATTACCGAACACAAAGACACGGTGACCGATGTCTACTTCAGTTATGATGGCACATATCTGGCGACGGGTGATATGGCCGGTGAATTGTTCGtgcataaattgcaagaaaacgAAACGGGCGCACCGATAACGTTTCGCAAAGTATGGGAATACTCAATGGGCGATATGACATGGATGTGTTGGCATCGCGGTGCCAATGTGCTTTTGGCTGGTAGTGAAAATGGTGAAGTCTATGTATGGCGCATACCATCGGGCGATTGCAAGATATTGCCTGGCGAGGGTGTGCGTTGTGGTGTTGGTGAATTAACGGGTGATGGTAAAAAACTATTTGTGGGCTACACAAATGGCGTGGTGAAATTGTGGGATCTGAAGAGCTGCACTGTCGTAATGGAAGTGGATGCACAAAATCCAATGGCACAACAATCGGTCATACTGTCAGTGGCGTGCGATAAAGAATCGCCACTGTATGCGTCGGGCGCGTTGGACG GTAAAATCGTGTTCTGCACAAATAATGGCCCTGTCGGCGCTGTGGAAGCTGATGGTTCGGTGGAATGCATTGCCTTTCCGCCAAATAATGATTTGAAAATCGTCGCTAGTGGCACACTGCAGGGACAAATTGCCATTTGGGACTACACCAAATACGGTCTACGCACATTATGCGATCACACGTTTATGGAAGGTGATGAATCCGATAAATTTCAAGGTGGCATAACAAG ACTCAAGTGGCTCAGTGAGCATACGCTCATCGCCGCAACTATGAATGGTAATGTTATCGGTTTTGATGCGCGTTCTGGTGCACGCAAGTTTACACTCGAGGGTCATATGGCGGAAATCTATGAAATCTGTTACAATCcacatgaaaatatattattgacaGTATCTGAAGATCGCCGTGCGAAAATCTTCAATATACCACAGTTGGGCGACTAG
- the LOC105209775 gene encoding angio-associated migratory cell protein isoform X1: MRENTPPRVNDIEDDDAEEIHFDQDAPPDDDELEMEEITMEELEARYGYLSEEDEDPEGASFHPPERDDAILTFMKHKKAVFGCSLHPNRPIAATGGEDDRAYVWDINTCELLHEITEHKDTVTDVYFSYDGTYLATGDMAGELFVHKLQENETGAPITFRKVWEYSMGDMTWMCWHRGANVLLAGSENGEVYVWRIPSGDCKILPGEGVRCGVGELTGDGKKLFVGYTNGVVKLWDLKSCTVVMEVDAQNPMAQQSVILSVACDKESPLYASGALDGAWFIKYANAYKYLIISVLFPGKIVFCTNNGPVGAVEADGSVECIAFPPNNDLKIVASGTLQGQIAIWDYTKYGLRTLCDHTFMEGDESDKFQGGITRLKWLSEHTLIAATMNGNVIGFDARSGARKFTLEGHMAEIYEICYNPHENILLTVSEDRRAKIFNIPQLGD, translated from the exons ATGCGTGAAAACACACCACCACGAGTTAACGACATAGAAGACGATGACGCCGAGGAAATACATTTTGATCAGGACGCACCGCCTGACGATGACGAACTCGAAATGGAGGAAATAACCATGGAAGAGTTGGAGGCACGTTATGGCTATCTCTCGGAAGAGGATGAAGACCCAGAAGGTGCATCTTTTCATCCACCAGAACGTGATGATGCCATACTGACATTCATGAAACACAAAAAAGCTGTTTTCGGTTGTTCATTGCATCCAAATCGGCCAATCGCCGCCACGGGTGGTGAAGATGATCGCGCTTACGTTTGGGATATAAACACTTGTGAATTGTTGCACGAGATTACCGAACACAAAGACACGGTGACCGATGTCTACTTCAGTTATGATGGCACATATCTGGCGACGGGTGATATGGCCGGTGAATTGTTCGtgcataaattgcaagaaaacgAAACGGGCGCACCGATAACGTTTCGCAAAGTATGGGAATACTCAATGGGCGATATGACATGGATGTGTTGGCATCGCGGTGCCAATGTGCTTTTGGCTGGTAGTGAAAATGGTGAAGTCTATGTATGGCGCATACCATCGGGCGATTGCAAGATATTGCCTGGCGAGGGTGTGCGTTGTGGTGTTGGTGAATTAACGGGTGATGGTAAAAAACTATTTGTGGGCTACACAAATGGCGTGGTGAAATTGTGGGATCTGAAGAGCTGCACTGTCGTAATGGAAGTGGATGCACAAAATCCAATGGCACAACAATCGGTCATACTGTCAGTGGCGTGCGATAAAGAATCGCCACTGTATGCGTCGGGCGCGTTGGACGGTGCGTGgtttattaaatatgcaaatgcttacaaatatttaataatttctgttttatttccAGGTAAAATCGTGTTCTGCACAAATAATGGCCCTGTCGGCGCTGTGGAAGCTGATGGTTCGGTGGAATGCATTGCCTTTCCGCCAAATAATGATTTGAAAATCGTCGCTAGTGGCACACTGCAGGGACAAATTGCCATTTGGGACTACACCAAATACGGTCTACGCACATTATGCGATCACACGTTTATGGAAGGTGATGAATCCGATAAATTTCAAGGTGGCATAACAAG ACTCAAGTGGCTCAGTGAGCATACGCTCATCGCCGCAACTATGAATGGTAATGTTATCGGTTTTGATGCGCGTTCTGGTGCACGCAAGTTTACACTCGAGGGTCATATGGCGGAAATCTATGAAATCTGTTACAATCcacatgaaaatatattattgacaGTATCTGAAGATCGCCGTGCGAAAATCTTCAATATACCACAGTTGGGCGACTAG
- the LOC105210822 gene encoding ATP-dependent RNA helicase WM6-like, whose translation MSDNIDLLDYEEEELNEPTIEQVAKKPKKDVKGTYVSIHSSGFRDFLLKPEILRAIVDCGFEHPSEVQHECIPQAVLGMDILCQAKSGMGKTAVFVLATLQQLEPKENVPYVLVMCHTRELAFQIGKEYERFAKYMANVKVGVYFGGLAIQNDEKSLKDTMPHIIVGTPGRILALIRNKKLNLKHLEHFVLDECDQMLEAIDMRRDVQEIFRSTPHAKQVMMFSATLSKDIRPVCKKFMQDPMEVYVDDEAKLTLHGLQQHYVNLKENEKNKKLFELLDVLEFNQVVIFVKSVQRCIALSQLLTEQNFPAVGIHRGMSQEERLKRYQEFKDFQKRILVATNLFGRGMDIERVNIAFNYDMPESTDTYLHRVARAGRFGTKGLAISFVSQEADTKILDEVQSRFDVKITEMPDQIELSSYIEGR comes from the coding sequence atgtCTGATAATATTGATCTTTTGGACTATGAGGAAGAGGAGCTGAACGAGCCAACCATCGAGCAGGTTGCCAAAAAACCAAAGAAAGACGTGAAAGGCACTTATGTCTCCATACACAGTTCCGGTTTTCGTGATTTTCTGCTGAAACCCGAAATACTGCGTGCCATTGTGGACTGCGGTTTCGAGCATCCATCCGAGGTGCAACACGAATGCATACCACAAGCAGTGCTCGGCATGGATATTCTATGTCAGGCCAAGTCGGGTATGGGAAAGACCGCTGTCTTCGTGCTAGCGACGCTACAGCAGCTGGAACCCAAGGAGAATGTGCCCTACGTACTAGTAATGTGTCACACACGTGAGTTGGCCTTCCAGATCGGCAAAGAGTACGAACGCTTCGCCAAGTATATGGCGAATGTGAAGGTCGGTGTCTACTTTGGTGGCTTGGCCATACAAAACGATGAGAAGTCGCTCAAAGACACCATGCCACACATTATAGTCGGCACTCCAGGACGCATACTGGCTTTGATACGCAACAAGAAACTGAATTTGAAGCATCTCGAACACTTCGTGCTCGATGAATGCGATCAAATGTTGGAGGCGATTGATATGCGTCGCGATGTGCAGGAGATCTTCCGCAGCACACCACACGCCAAGCAGGTGATGATGTTCTCGGCGACGCTGAGCAAAGACATACGTCCGGTGTGTAAGAAATTCATGCAAGATCCCATGGAGGTCTATGTGGATGACGAGGCCAAGTTGACGTTGCATGGTTTGCAACAACACTACGTCAATTTGAAGGAGAACGAGAAGAATAAGAAACTCTTCGAGCTCTTGGATGTGCTCGAATTCAATCAGGTGGTTATCTTCGTGAAATCAGTGCAACGCTGCATCGCGCTCAGTCAATTGCTTACCGAGCAGAACTTCCCTGCGGTGGGCATACATCGTGGCATGTCGCAGGAGGAGCGTTTAAAACGCTATCAGGAGTTTAAGGATTTCCAAAAACGCATTCTGGTCGCCACCAATCTATTCGGACGTGGCATGGATATCGAACGTGTGAACATCGCCTTCAACTATGACATGCCGGAGAGCACGGACACCTATCTGCATCGTGTGGCGCGAGCAGGACGCTTTGGCACCAAAGGTCTGGCCATCTCCTTCGTTTCACAAGAGGCGGATACGAAAATTTTGGATGAAGTTCAGTCCAGATTTGATGTGAAAATCACAGAGATGCCAGATCAAATTGAGCTGTCCTCGTATATCGAGGGACGCTGA